The Bacteroidales bacterium genomic sequence AACACGGTTCAACAGGTTTTCAATGATCAGTATTTTGTCGGAAACTTTAGCGCCACCCATAATAGCGGTAAATGGTTCTTCGCTGGAATTCAATACCGTATCCATAGCCTTTAATTCGCTATTGATCAAATATCCGAACATTTTATTTTCCGTAGAAAAACTATCGGCAATAATGGCTGTTGAAGCATGGGCGCGATGTGCAGTACCGAATGCATCATTCACATATACATCGGCATAACCGGCAAGCTGTTTCGCAAAAGCTTTCTGTTTTTCTTTCAATTCAGCCTTTGCCGCCTTCTTTTCTTCATCGGTGGCTGTATCAGGGAGACGTGGCTTCCCTTCTTCTTCAGCGTAAAAACGAAGGTTTTCGAGCAATAATACTTCACCCGGTTTTAAAGCCGCAGCTTTTGTTTTGGCACTTTCTCCCATACAATCGTCGGCGAATTCGACATTTTTGCCCAACAATTCAGACAAGCGTCCGATCACATGTTTAAGGGAATATTTTTCTTCCACACCTTTAGGACGTCCCAGGTGTGACATTAAGATCACAGAACCGCCATCGGATAAAATTTTATTGATGGTAGGTAATGCTCCACGGATACGGGTATCGTCGGTTACCACAAATGTCTGTTTGTCTAACGGTACATTGAAATCAACCCTGACAATGGCCTTTTTACCTTTGAAATTGTATTTGTCAATTGTTTGCATGATATGTATTGTTTTTAGAAATGCAAATTTAGATTTTTTTCAGGATAATCAGAAATAATCCCTTTTCCTGGTCTAAAATATTTCCGGCAAGCTTTATTTCCAACCTTGCGCCTGGATCGTTATCTTGTTGCCGGTTTCTGTTATCAGGT encodes the following:
- a CDS encoding phosphoglycerate kinase, encoding MQTIDKYNFKGKKAIVRVDFNVPLDKQTFVVTDDTRIRGALPTINKILSDGGSVILMSHLGRPKGVEEKYSLKHVIGRLSELLGKNVEFADDCMGESAKTKAAALKPGEVLLLENLRFYAEEEGKPRLPDTATDEEKKAAKAELKEKQKAFAKQLAGYADVYVNDAFGTAHRAHASTAIIADSFSTENKMFGYLINSELKAMDTVLNSSEEPFTAIMGGAKVSDKILIIENLLNRVQNLIIGGGMTYTFIKAQGGKIGKSLCEEDKLDLALDILKKAKEKGVNVYLPTDALNADAFDANANTKISKVNETPDGWMGLDIGEETIKTFSDVIANSKTVLWNGPMGVFEFEKFSKGTSAIAQAVAKATANGAFSLIGGGDSVAAINKNKLADKVSYVSTGGGAMLEYMEGKELPGIKAIRG